One genomic segment of Candidatus Poribacteria bacterium includes these proteins:
- a CDS encoding formylglycine-generating enzyme family protein, protein MTKHHKDLKMSLRSILERYCLIMLVAGLALAISGCERDDITLPSETTTSSPEEKIPLPEGKTTTPLPEKKTLPPEGMVLIPEGEFQIGSNDAEADDDEQPVRTVYVDAFYMDETEVTNAQFKEFVLENPRWQKWRIDGRFHNGRYLWDWNGNNYPKGTDKHPVVNVSWYAAMAYSKWAGKRLPTEAEWERAARGGLVDKKYPHGNTLTPRDANYGNNVKDTTAVGRYPANGYGLYDMAGNVSEWCLDAYHSGLYSTFPQERVARNPLAGANTIQWIVDNFTNVNVDVSRVRRGGNWFDTARLPRVADRRDSKPKSAFHVIGFRCVRSVTVTP, encoded by the coding sequence ATGACAAAACACCATAAAGACTTGAAAATGTCCTTAAGGAGTATTTTGGAAAGGTATTGCCTCATTATGCTCGTCGCGGGACTCGCCCTCGCTATTAGCGGTTGCGAACGAGATGACATAACACTTCCATCGGAAACAACAACATCGTCCCCAGAGGAAAAAATACCGCTCCCAGAGGGAAAAACAACAACACCGCTCCCAGAGAAAAAAACACTGCCCCCTGAAGGGATGGTGCTCATTCCCGAGGGTGAGTTTCAGATAGGCAGCAACGATGCGGAGGCAGATGACGATGAGCAGCCGGTGCGCACCGTCTATGTCGATGCGTTTTATATGGACGAAACAGAAGTGACGAACGCGCAATTCAAAGAATTTGTGCTTGAAAACCCGCGTTGGCAGAAGTGGCGGATTGACGGAAGATTTCACAATGGGCGTTATCTCTGGGACTGGAACGGGAATAACTATCCAAAAGGTACAGACAAACATCCGGTTGTTAATGTGAGTTGGTATGCGGCGATGGCATACTCGAAGTGGGCAGGAAAGCGTCTGCCGACAGAGGCGGAATGGGAACGCGCCGCGCGGGGTGGCTTAGTCGATAAGAAGTATCCGCATGGAAACACGCTAACGCCGCGGGATGCGAACTACGGCAACAACGTTAAAGATACCACCGCCGTAGGGAGGTATCCTGCGAACGGATATGGATTGTATGATATGGCGGGTAACGTGAGCGAATGGTGTTTAGATGCATACCATAGTGGACTCTATTCTACATTTCCACAGGAGCGGGTTGCGCGTAATCCGTTGGCGGGTGCGAACACGATTCAGTGGATAGTGGATAACTTCACAAATGTTAATGTTGATGTTTCCCGTGTCCGGCGCGGTGGGAACTGGTTCGATACAGCTCGACTCCCGCGTGTCGCCGATCGCCGCGACTCCAAACCAAAGAGCGCGTTCCACGTCATCGGTTTTCGTTGTGTGAGGTCTGTAACTGTAACCCCTTAA